One part of the Nitrospiria bacterium genome encodes these proteins:
- the gnd gene encoding decarboxylating 6-phosphogluconate dehydrogenase, with protein MDLGFIGLGKMGMNMVTRLQQGKHRVVVYDRSTDLISKAEAVGCIGASSLKDMVSKLKGQRIVWIMVPSGAPTEETVTAVSDLLSTGDIIIDGGNSKFKDDLRRAPELKKRGIHYVDVGTSGGIWGLKLGYCMMVGGEEATVKQLEPIFNTLAPTDGWAHMGGHGSGHYVKMIHNGIEYSMMQGYAEGFELMSKSDYNLDLAKISDLWMHGSVIRSWLLELAVGVFTQDPKLKNLKGYVQDSGEGRWTLLDALDKDVPVPTLTASLFTRFRSRQEESFAEKMLAGLRNAFGGHGVKR; from the coding sequence ATGGACTTAGGGTTTATAGGTCTTGGAAAAATGGGAATGAATATGGTCACCCGTTTACAGCAAGGGAAGCATCGGGTGGTTGTATATGATCGCTCCACCGATCTTATTTCAAAGGCAGAAGCGGTGGGATGTATCGGTGCTTCATCGCTCAAGGACATGGTTTCAAAGCTTAAGGGACAGAGGATCGTCTGGATCATGGTCCCTTCTGGTGCCCCCACTGAAGAGACGGTAACCGCGGTCTCGGATCTGTTGAGTACCGGGGATATTATTATCGATGGAGGCAATTCAAAGTTTAAAGATGATCTCCGAAGAGCGCCGGAACTCAAGAAAAGAGGGATTCACTATGTCGATGTGGGAACCAGCGGGGGTATTTGGGGTTTAAAACTAGGTTACTGTATGATGGTGGGCGGAGAAGAAGCCACCGTCAAGCAGCTTGAACCGATTTTCAATACACTGGCCCCCACAGATGGATGGGCTCATATGGGAGGACATGGATCAGGCCATTACGTAAAAATGATCCACAATGGAATTGAGTACAGCATGATGCAAGGCTACGCAGAAGGTTTTGAGTTAATGTCTAAGAGCGACTATAATTTGGATTTGGCTAAAATTTCTGATCTCTGGATGCATGGCAGCGTGATTCGGTCCTGGTTATTGGAATTGGCAGTAGGTGTATTTACTCAAGACCCAAAACTGAAAAATCTGAAAGGGTATGTTCAAGATTCGGGAGAAGGCCGCTGGACCCTTTTAGACGCCTTGGATAAGGATGTTCCCGTCCCCACCCTGACGGCGTCTCTTTTCACCCGTTTCCGTTCCCGCCAGGAGGAATCCTTTGCGGAAAAGATGTTGGCAGGCCTACGCAACGCCTTCGGAGGCCATGGAGTAAAAAGGTAA
- the rpiB gene encoding ribose 5-phosphate isomerase B, which yields MNDQPKNISYLKIAVACDHGGFPLKAEVIEVILKAGHKVIDLGTHSPAPVDYPDFAKAVGEAIQQGRAERAVLLCGSGVGASVAANKMPNVRAGLCHDTYSARQGVEHDDMNVLTLGARIIGPALVPELVQAFLEAVFSQEERHVRRLEKVKWLEKNHRY from the coding sequence TTGAACGATCAACCCAAAAATATCTCTTATTTAAAAATCGCGGTTGCCTGTGACCATGGAGGTTTTCCTCTAAAAGCCGAAGTGATTGAGGTCATCTTGAAAGCAGGCCACAAAGTAATCGATTTAGGAACCCACTCGCCCGCTCCCGTTGACTACCCTGACTTTGCCAAAGCCGTGGGGGAAGCCATCCAACAGGGGAGAGCGGAACGTGCCGTTTTATTATGTGGAAGCGGAGTGGGAGCCAGTGTGGCAGCCAATAAAATGCCGAATGTTAGGGCTGGATTATGCCATGACACCTATTCGGCACGGCAAGGGGTTGAGCATGATGATATGAACGTTCTCACCCTTGGCGCGCGAATTATAGGACCTGCCTTGGTACCGGAACTGGTACAAGCCTTTTTGGAAGCGGTTTTTTCCCAAGAGGAAAGGCATGTCCGCCGTTTGGAAAAGGTAAAATGGCTTGAAAAAAATCACCGCTACTAA